From Algoriphagus sp. NG3, the proteins below share one genomic window:
- a CDS encoding 3-ketoacyl-ACP reductase, whose protein sequence is MSKVALVTGGSRGIGLGIARKLAEEGIALAINGVRDEESASAALDELRSLGVRVAYLQGNIAVKEDREAILEGLKSKFGKIDILVNNAGVAPRTRNDLFDISEEDYDHLMDINQKGTFFLTQGIAKWMAALKTETPEAELSIVNITSISATVASKIRASYCMSKASLSMFSKVLAVKMAEFGIPVYEIQPGVIETDMIEKVRETYHQGVKSGMTLEPRMGMPEDIGKVVAALVRGDLPYSTGQVLTVDGGMTIARM, encoded by the coding sequence ATGAGTAAAGTAGCATTAGTAACAGGAGGTTCACGTGGTATTGGACTTGGAATTGCCCGTAAACTGGCTGAAGAAGGTATAGCCCTGGCGATAAATGGTGTCAGGGATGAAGAGAGCGCAAGTGCAGCTCTGGATGAGTTGAGAAGCTTAGGCGTTCGGGTAGCCTATTTGCAGGGCAATATTGCAGTAAAAGAAGACCGGGAAGCAATCCTTGAGGGGCTAAAATCCAAGTTCGGCAAAATCGATATTCTCGTAAACAACGCTGGAGTCGCTCCCAGAACGAGAAATGATCTCTTCGATATCTCAGAAGAAGATTATGATCATCTGATGGACATCAATCAGAAAGGCACTTTCTTCCTCACTCAGGGGATCGCAAAATGGATGGCGGCCCTAAAAACAGAAACACCAGAAGCCGAGCTATCTATAGTAAACATCACTTCTATTTCCGCCACTGTAGCTTCCAAGATTCGGGCTTCCTACTGTATGTCTAAAGCCTCTCTTTCTATGTTCTCCAAGGTCTTGGCGGTAAAAATGGCGGAATTTGGCATTCCCGTCTATGAAATCCAGCCAGGTGTGATAGAGACCGATATGATAGAAAAAGTAAGAGAAACCTACCATCAAGGGGTAAAGAGTGGGATGACGCTTGAACCACGCATGGGTATGCCTGAAGACATAGGTAAAGTGGTGGCAGCCTTGGTCAGAGGAGACTTACCCTACTCCACAGGTCAGGTGCTTACAGTGGATGGCGGGATGACTATTGCGAGGATGTAG
- a CDS encoding DUF5615 family PIN-like protein → MRLLFDQNISYKIVRKLSDIYPDAKQVRELGIEDFTDKEIWQFAKRENYIIVTFDADFYHFSLVWNHPPKIIWIRSIQQTTIVIESLLRHHLKDINLFNIDSSLSCLELIGK, encoded by the coding sequence ATGAGGCTTCTGTTTGATCAGAACATATCCTACAAAATAGTCCGAAAACTCTCGGACATTTATCCAGATGCGAAACAGGTAAGAGAATTAGGTATTGAAGATTTTACGGATAAAGAAATTTGGCAATTCGCCAAACGTGAAAATTACATTATTGTCACATTTGATGCGGATTTTTATCATTTCTCTCTTGTATGGAATCATCCGCCAAAAATCATCTGGATTCGTTCTATTCAACAAACCACAATCGTAATTGAATCTTTATTGAGACATCATTTGAAAGATATCAATCTTTTTAATATTGACAGTTCTCTATCTTGTCTAGAGTTAATTGGAAAATAA
- a CDS encoding sodium:solute symporter family protein: protein MIGWLVFFFTLFLAMLGYASYRSYRKDRTSDDFIFAGSNIGTILGFLTFSAALFSAFTFMGMPDFFRTHGVGAWIFLALSDALMVFFLIWFGYTLRKRASINGYKGVAGLMKSCYQNSFAGYLVFASAFLFLIPYVAIQIRGISIFLDAAFPDMFPYWVWSAVLVFIMLIYSEIGGLKAIVYSDAIQGVIMLTVIWIIGVTCLKLSGGLEAGLEKVSQVNPDLLTLPGPKGLFTSPFLIASAIAIVLIPVSQPQFTTRLVVMKNLKSVHRMAYAVGIFAILVILPTAFIGLYGAIQYPEASTADFLKNALLFDQAVPVAALAVVGLFAACLSTTNAQIFALGTELRSLLSGTDKFNMKVTKLSILAFSLIVLVFSTYMSNELVLLARVSFAGTSMIAPVVLGAVIFKNPPKVLLWISTIALAVFLLSLAEIVPAFISGYPLDFLMYGILFILTFTVMVRHHFTQKTTHEA, encoded by the coding sequence ATGATTGGATGGTTAGTATTTTTCTTCACACTATTCCTGGCTATGCTGGGATATGCTTCATATCGCTCCTACAGGAAAGACAGAACTTCTGATGACTTCATTTTTGCAGGATCCAACATAGGAACTATACTTGGTTTCCTGACCTTTTCAGCAGCATTATTCTCTGCATTTACCTTTATGGGGATGCCGGACTTCTTCCGTACCCATGGAGTTGGGGCATGGATTTTCTTGGCCTTGTCTGATGCTTTGATGGTTTTCTTCCTGATCTGGTTTGGCTATACTTTGCGCAAGCGGGCATCTATAAATGGCTATAAAGGAGTAGCGGGACTGATGAAGTCCTGCTATCAGAATTCTTTTGCCGGCTATCTGGTTTTTGCAAGTGCCTTCCTGTTTCTGATCCCTTATGTGGCGATCCAAATCCGGGGCATCTCTATATTTCTGGATGCCGCATTCCCGGACATGTTCCCGTATTGGGTGTGGTCTGCAGTGCTGGTTTTCATCATGTTGATCTATTCAGAAATCGGTGGACTAAAAGCCATAGTATATAGTGATGCCATTCAAGGTGTGATTATGCTGACTGTCATATGGATCATCGGCGTAACCTGCCTGAAGCTGAGCGGAGGCCTGGAAGCCGGTTTGGAAAAAGTATCCCAGGTAAATCCCGACCTCTTGACTCTTCCGGGGCCAAAGGGGCTGTTTACTTCTCCATTTCTAATCGCCTCTGCTATAGCTATTGTACTGATCCCTGTATCCCAGCCCCAGTTTACCACCCGACTGGTAGTGATGAAAAACCTAAAATCTGTACATAGAATGGCTTATGCTGTAGGGATCTTTGCCATATTGGTTATCCTTCCTACTGCCTTTATCGGGCTTTACGGAGCCATACAATATCCTGAAGCTAGCACTGCTGATTTCTTGAAAAACGCCCTGTTATTTGACCAGGCTGTACCTGTGGCGGCACTTGCTGTAGTAGGCCTTTTTGCCGCATGCCTATCGACCACCAATGCGCAGATCTTTGCCCTAGGCACCGAACTTCGCTCATTACTTTCAGGCACTGACAAGTTCAACATGAAAGTAACCAAGCTTTCTATTCTGGCATTCTCCCTGATTGTCCTGGTATTTTCCACGTACATGAGTAATGAACTTGTGCTCCTCGCTAGGGTCAGCTTTGCCGGCACATCTATGATTGCGCCGGTGGTTTTGGGTGCAGTCATTTTCAAAAACCCACCTAAAGTACTGCTCTGGATATCCACGATAGCACTTGCAGTTTTCTTGCTGTCACTAGCAGAAATTGTCCCTGCTTTCATAAGTGGATACCCTCTGGATTTCCTGATGTACGGCATCCTCTTTATTTTAACATTCACAGTGATGGTTCGCCATCATTTCACTCAAAAAACCACTCATGAAGCTTGA
- a CDS encoding NADH:flavin oxidoreductase, protein MSTGKYKPQYPRIAQLKTAENLRDHLAKEGIILNFDEELKTGENSPFTKAHTTRAGNKIGNAFCILPMEGWDGTTDGKPTELTRRRWKNFAISGAKLLWGCEAVAVQPDGRANPNQLMINDKNLRDFEALYQMVEREHQNAFGNSEDLLTGLQLTHSGRLCKPESKTKMAPKILYSHPVLNKKFGLVEDYPLMTDGEISELIDSYVAAAVRAQKTGYKFVDIKHCHGYLGHEFLSAYEREGRYGKSIENRTRFIREIVSGIRTEAPGLEIGVRMSIFDWVPFKQGEDGKGIPAAESPYPFAFGGNESGIGENLNESFEFLKELEKLDIELLCTTAGSPYYNPHIQRPALFPPSDGYMPPEDPLHGVARQIEAVAKVKKAFPNFYTVGSAYSYLQEWLPSVAQNVLESGKADSIGLGRMVLSYPELPADVLAGEPMKRGKICRTFSDCTTAPRNGMISGCFPLDPFYKKMEIHETLKTIKAS, encoded by the coding sequence ATGAGCACAGGAAAATACAAACCCCAATATCCGAGAATAGCCCAGCTGAAAACCGCTGAAAATCTTCGTGACCATCTGGCAAAGGAAGGCATTATACTGAACTTTGATGAAGAGCTAAAAACAGGCGAGAACTCACCTTTCACCAAGGCACATACCACAAGGGCTGGAAACAAAATAGGAAATGCGTTTTGCATACTTCCTATGGAAGGATGGGATGGAACCACCGACGGCAAACCGACTGAACTTACCCGTAGACGCTGGAAAAACTTTGCAATCAGCGGAGCAAAATTGCTTTGGGGCTGCGAAGCCGTAGCCGTTCAGCCGGACGGAAGAGCCAATCCCAACCAACTTATGATCAATGATAAAAATCTTCGTGATTTTGAGGCCTTGTATCAGATGGTGGAGCGTGAGCATCAGAACGCCTTTGGAAATTCTGAGGATTTGCTCACAGGGCTACAGCTCACGCATTCAGGCAGATTATGCAAGCCTGAAAGCAAAACCAAAATGGCTCCAAAGATTCTTTATTCACATCCGGTATTGAACAAAAAGTTTGGACTGGTAGAGGATTATCCGCTGATGACAGATGGAGAAATATCCGAGTTGATCGATTCTTATGTAGCAGCTGCGGTTCGTGCGCAGAAAACAGGGTACAAATTTGTAGATATCAAACACTGCCACGGTTATTTGGGGCATGAGTTTCTGAGCGCTTACGAACGTGAGGGGCGATATGGCAAGTCTATCGAAAACAGAACCCGGTTTATCCGGGAGATCGTCTCCGGAATAAGGACTGAGGCGCCCGGACTGGAGATCGGCGTACGGATGAGTATTTTCGACTGGGTCCCTTTCAAGCAAGGTGAAGATGGCAAAGGAATTCCGGCAGCGGAAAGCCCTTACCCTTTTGCTTTTGGGGGAAATGAATCAGGAATTGGAGAGAACCTCAATGAATCCTTTGAATTCCTGAAAGAGCTAGAGAAACTCGATATAGAGCTACTCTGCACTACTGCCGGGAGCCCTTACTACAATCCGCACATCCAGCGTCCTGCACTATTCCCTCCCTCCGATGGATATATGCCTCCGGAAGACCCACTTCATGGTGTGGCCAGACAGATTGAGGCTGTGGCAAAAGTTAAAAAAGCTTTTCCAAATTTCTACACTGTAGGATCAGCGTATTCTTATCTGCAGGAATGGCTTCCAAGTGTGGCTCAAAACGTGTTAGAATCAGGAAAAGCTGATTCTATAGGTTTGGGCAGAATGGTTCTCAGCTATCCGGAATTGCCTGCAGACGTGCTGGCGGGAGAGCCTATGAAGCGGGGCAAAATCTGCCGGACTTTCTCAGATTGCACAACAGCTCCCAGAAACGGCATGATTTCAGGATGCTTCCCTTTAGATCCTTTTTACAAGAAAATGGAAATCCACGAAACACTTAAAACCATCAAAGCATCATGA
- a CDS encoding FdhF/YdeP family oxidoreductase, producing the protein MSTSRRKKIQTQSSIKFTGIDLKTPATYAAGLMGVKVALEHTFKEMGAIRALKTLSHMNQPEGFDCPGCAWPDPEKRSKIGEYCENGAKALAEEATNLTVDNAFFSNFSVQEISSWSDYKIGKSGRLVSPMILKPDSNHYEETTWHEAFRIIADHLRALSSPDEAVFYTSGRSSNEAAFLYGLFARAFGTNNMPDCSNMCHESSGVGLSETLGIGKGSVKLEDFDKAEVIMVIGQNPGTNHPRMLSALAKCKKNGGKIITVNPLQEAGLIRFKNPQEVSGILLSGNELTDIFLQVKINQDVALLKLLEKKLAVLDKTKGDVFDHEFIEKYTEGYESLLAHLESHTNEELLDLCGVDEKHIDEAVALLSKKSKIIICWAMGLTQHKNGVENIKECVNLLLLKGSLGKPGAGTCPVRGHSNVQGDRSVGIMHYVSKELNAAIKKTFGFDPPAHEGLDVVKAIPAMHEGKAKVFIGLGGNFASAASDTEYTAQALHNCDLTVQISTKLNRSHLITGKTAIILPTLGRSDKDLKNGEQRHFTVENSMGIVHRSQGFLDPISDNLKSEPEIIAGIAAAYFREDHPVKWKLLGSNYELLREKLGEVISGFKDINSKSQASGYYLPNNVRDLDFSKLPNQKAQFTCTNLPEHDLKENEYLLMSIRSHDQFNTTIYGLNDRYRGVYNERRVLFMNEDDMIRENLKKMDIVNIMSNYNGVERKVLQFLVIPYAIPKGNLAAYFPETNPLIPIQEYAEKSNTPISKSIRVSIEYAGKF; encoded by the coding sequence ATGTCCACATCCAGACGTAAGAAAATCCAAACCCAGAGTTCCATCAAATTCACAGGAATAGATCTGAAAACTCCCGCTACCTATGCAGCGGGTCTCATGGGAGTAAAAGTTGCTTTAGAACACACCTTCAAGGAAATGGGGGCTATCCGTGCGCTAAAAACCCTTTCCCATATGAATCAACCAGAAGGCTTTGACTGCCCGGGATGCGCATGGCCAGATCCGGAAAAAAGGTCTAAGATAGGCGAATACTGTGAAAATGGAGCTAAAGCTCTTGCTGAAGAAGCAACAAACCTGACGGTGGATAATGCCTTCTTTTCAAATTTCTCCGTGCAGGAAATTTCCAGCTGGTCTGACTATAAAATCGGGAAAAGTGGCCGACTCGTAAGTCCCATGATCCTAAAGCCTGACTCTAACCACTATGAAGAAACCACCTGGCATGAGGCATTCCGAATAATTGCCGATCACTTGCGGGCACTTTCCAGTCCAGACGAAGCTGTTTTCTATACTTCCGGCAGGTCTAGCAACGAAGCAGCATTTCTATACGGCTTGTTTGCGAGAGCTTTTGGCACCAACAATATGCCCGACTGCTCCAATATGTGCCATGAATCGAGCGGCGTAGGACTCTCCGAAACCTTGGGCATAGGAAAAGGATCAGTAAAGCTGGAAGATTTTGACAAAGCAGAAGTAATCATGGTGATCGGCCAAAACCCCGGCACAAACCACCCGAGGATGCTTTCTGCTCTTGCAAAATGCAAAAAGAATGGTGGTAAAATCATTACAGTCAACCCACTTCAGGAAGCTGGCCTTATTCGGTTCAAAAACCCCCAGGAAGTAAGCGGAATTCTACTATCTGGTAATGAACTGACGGATATTTTTCTCCAGGTCAAGATCAATCAGGATGTAGCCCTGCTAAAATTACTAGAGAAAAAGCTTGCCGTATTGGATAAAACTAAGGGGGATGTTTTTGATCATGAATTTATTGAGAAATACACAGAAGGCTATGAATCCCTGCTGGCTCATCTGGAAAGCCATACCAATGAAGAGCTTCTGGATCTTTGCGGAGTAGATGAAAAACACATAGACGAAGCAGTGGCACTGCTCTCCAAAAAAAGCAAAATCATCATCTGCTGGGCTATGGGTCTGACACAACACAAAAATGGCGTAGAAAACATCAAAGAATGCGTAAACTTGCTCCTGCTCAAAGGCAGTCTGGGCAAACCTGGGGCTGGCACATGCCCGGTACGGGGACATAGTAATGTGCAGGGAGATAGAAGCGTAGGGATCATGCATTATGTCTCCAAAGAACTTAATGCGGCTATCAAGAAAACCTTTGGCTTCGATCCACCCGCTCATGAAGGCCTGGATGTGGTCAAAGCCATTCCCGCAATGCATGAAGGTAAGGCAAAGGTTTTCATAGGCTTGGGCGGGAATTTTGCATCCGCTGCCTCTGATACTGAGTATACTGCCCAAGCACTTCACAACTGTGACCTAACCGTCCAGATCAGCACCAAATTAAACCGTAGCCATCTCATTACCGGCAAAACCGCCATAATCTTGCCTACGCTTGGAAGGTCTGACAAGGATCTTAAAAACGGAGAGCAGAGACATTTTACTGTAGAAAACAGCATGGGAATAGTCCACAGATCCCAAGGTTTTCTAGATCCAATCTCCGATAATCTCAAGAGCGAGCCAGAAATAATTGCTGGAATAGCTGCCGCATATTTCCGTGAAGATCATCCCGTAAAATGGAAGCTGCTGGGTTCCAACTATGAACTACTGCGTGAGAAATTGGGAGAAGTAATCTCAGGCTTCAAAGATATTAATTCAAAATCGCAGGCATCTGGATATTATCTGCCGAATAATGTAAGGGATCTGGATTTCAGCAAGCTCCCAAACCAAAAAGCCCAATTCACCTGCACAAATCTTCCTGAGCATGACCTCAAGGAAAACGAATATCTACTGATGAGCATACGCTCCCATGATCAATTTAATACAACTATATATGGTCTCAATGACCGTTACAGGGGAGTATATAATGAACGCAGAGTACTATTCATGAATGAAGATGATATGATACGGGAAAATCTCAAGAAAATGGACATAGTGAACATTATGAGCAATTATAATGGAGTAGAGCGTAAAGTACTTCAGTTTCTAGTGATTCCTTATGCTATCCCAAAAGGCAATCTTGCGGCATATTTTCCAGAGACCAACCCTCTTATCCCAATCCAAGAATATGCTGAGAAAAGCAACACCCCTATTTCTAAATCTATTCGAGTAAGTATAGAATATGCCGGGAAATTCTAG
- a CDS encoding diacylglycerol/lipid kinase family protein — MLTCLFVYNPISGDNGLDREELDEMIEEKLGDYSVHLYETSGADDHKSIQQQIQNLNPDLVIAAGGDGTVKLVAASMEGPSIPIAIIPLGSANGLAKCMGIGTLEDSWEVIRRFKVQDIDSININGEICLHLADFGINANLIQKFEQDESRGMLGYVKHSFGEIFGTDSMKFKLKIENEIIDLTAKMVVIANGDRYGTGAVVNCKGVMDDGKFEVIAINPETAEHYLKMTLAFMTGDLDEVEGIKSWSVSKCEISNLEGAEFQIDGEIMKSPSQVSVKIEKHAFKFLVGESFTACQTSLN; from the coding sequence ATGCTGACCTGCTTATTTGTATATAACCCTATATCTGGAGATAACGGGTTGGACAGAGAAGAATTGGACGAAATGATCGAGGAGAAACTCGGTGATTATTCAGTTCACCTATATGAAACTTCCGGAGCAGATGATCATAAGAGCATCCAGCAGCAAATCCAAAATCTCAATCCTGATTTAGTTATCGCTGCTGGCGGGGATGGAACGGTGAAATTGGTGGCTGCTAGTATGGAGGGACCATCAATTCCTATAGCTATCATTCCTCTTGGTTCTGCAAATGGCCTTGCCAAATGTATGGGGATCGGCACCTTAGAAGATTCTTGGGAAGTGATCCGAAGGTTTAAAGTGCAGGACATAGATTCTATTAACATTAATGGTGAAATTTGCCTTCATTTAGCCGATTTCGGTATAAATGCCAATCTGATTCAAAAGTTTGAGCAGGACGAATCCAGAGGAATGCTAGGGTACGTGAAGCATTCCTTCGGGGAGATTTTCGGTACCGATTCCATGAAATTTAAGTTGAAAATAGAGAATGAGATTATTGACTTAACAGCTAAGATGGTAGTCATTGCCAATGGGGACAGGTATGGGACAGGTGCAGTAGTGAATTGTAAAGGTGTAATGGATGATGGTAAGTTTGAAGTGATTGCAATCAATCCCGAGACTGCTGAACATTACCTGAAAATGACACTGGCATTTATGACGGGGGACTTGGACGAAGTGGAGGGAATAAAATCCTGGAGTGTTTCGAAATGTGAAATCAGCAACTTAGAAGGGGCAGAATTTCAGATTGATGGGGAAATAATGAAAAGCCCTTCCCAGGTCTCTGTCAAAATAGAGAAACATGCATTCAAGTTTCTTGTGGGGGAGTCATTTACTGCCTGCCAAACATCACTTAATTAA
- a CDS encoding Gfo/Idh/MocA family oxidoreductase, whose translation MKTQLLFIFFILILLSSHTFAQQKRTKIGVAGLTHGHVGWILNAKDRADLEIVGIAEPNRELAKRLTEQHGLSMELVFDSVEEMLEKTKPEAVTAFGNIYDHLAVVEACAPRGIHVMVEKPLAVSLEHAMKMKMLAEQHNIHLITNYETTWYPSTFKAREILQNGEVGDLRKVVVRDGHRGPKKIGVGEEFLEWLTDPKLNGGGAIIDFGCYGANLATWLQSGKRPKSVTAVTQQLQPENNPKVDDEATIILNYEDSQAIIQASWNWPIGRKDMEIYGLTGAIYADNPTDVRVLHAEGYSGFEESEYKLEYTNSPFEDPFTLFLDVINGNLVLDDYALPSLENNMIVVEILSAAVESAKTGKTVYLK comes from the coding sequence ATGAAAACCCAGCTTCTTTTCATTTTCTTTATTTTGATTCTTCTTAGCTCCCATACTTTTGCGCAGCAGAAGCGTACCAAAATCGGGGTGGCCGGACTGACTCACGGACATGTAGGCTGGATACTTAATGCAAAAGACCGAGCTGACTTGGAGATCGTTGGAATAGCGGAGCCGAACCGGGAATTAGCCAAAAGGCTAACCGAGCAGCATGGGTTATCTATGGAGTTGGTCTTTGATTCGGTCGAAGAAATGCTGGAAAAAACCAAACCTGAAGCCGTCACAGCTTTTGGAAATATCTATGATCACTTGGCTGTAGTAGAGGCATGTGCTCCCAGAGGCATACATGTGATGGTGGAAAAGCCATTGGCTGTAAGTCTCGAACACGCCATGAAAATGAAGATGCTGGCAGAACAGCACAACATCCACTTAATCACCAACTATGAGACCACATGGTACCCCAGCACGTTCAAAGCCCGTGAAATACTTCAAAATGGTGAAGTGGGTGACCTGCGTAAAGTGGTGGTGAGAGACGGACATCGCGGTCCAAAAAAAATAGGTGTAGGCGAAGAGTTCTTGGAATGGCTGACAGATCCTAAGCTAAATGGTGGCGGGGCAATTATAGATTTTGGCTGCTATGGAGCAAACTTGGCCACTTGGCTACAATCCGGAAAACGGCCAAAATCAGTAACAGCAGTCACTCAGCAACTTCAGCCTGAAAACAATCCGAAAGTGGATGATGAAGCTACAATTATCCTAAATTATGAGGATTCGCAAGCAATCATCCAGGCTTCTTGGAACTGGCCTATAGGAAGAAAAGACATGGAAATCTACGGCTTGACCGGAGCTATCTATGCGGACAATCCCACAGATGTGCGCGTTCTCCATGCAGAAGGGTATTCCGGTTTTGAAGAAAGTGAATATAAGTTAGAATATACAAATTCTCCATTCGAAGATCCATTCACGCTTTTTTTGGATGTTATCAATGGTAATCTCGTTCTCGATGACTACGCCCTTCCTTCACTTGAGAATAATATGATCGTAGTGGAAATTTTATCCGCAGCAGTGGAAAGTGCCAAGACTGGAAAGACGGTTTACTTGAAGTAA
- a CDS encoding DUF1080 domain-containing protein, which translates to MYKKLLLAAILGNVLISCNSEKKEVQLVEASKSEWIDMFNGENLDGWIPKIYHHETGDNYQNTFRVEDGVIAVNYDDYNEGFNDRYGHLFYEKPFSSFHMTWEYRFTDQWLEDAASYTYRNSGVMFHSQAPETILKEQDWPISVEWQMLAEEEEGVPRPTGNMCSPGTDVFFEGKIDPRHCINSTSPTFKWDEWVKADLIVYGDSLVIHMVNGDTVLQYSKPQVGGGVAANFDPKYKVDGTPLTQGYIGLQSEGQGVVFKDLKIKEL; encoded by the coding sequence ATGTATAAGAAATTACTGCTGGCAGCCATTTTAGGGAATGTTCTTATTTCCTGTAATTCTGAGAAAAAAGAAGTCCAACTAGTAGAAGCTTCCAAATCCGAATGGATCGATATGTTCAATGGGGAGAACCTGGATGGATGGATCCCTAAAATTTATCATCATGAAACAGGTGACAACTACCAAAACACCTTCCGTGTAGAAGATGGAGTCATAGCTGTAAATTATGATGATTATAATGAGGGGTTTAATGACCGATATGGTCATCTATTTTATGAGAAGCCCTTTTCATCCTTCCACATGACGTGGGAATATAGATTCACAGACCAGTGGTTGGAAGATGCCGCAAGTTACACCTATCGAAACAGTGGAGTGATGTTCCACTCCCAAGCACCGGAGACAATCCTAAAAGAACAGGATTGGCCTATTTCTGTGGAATGGCAAATGCTTGCGGAAGAGGAAGAGGGAGTGCCCAGACCTACAGGGAATATGTGTTCTCCTGGAACAGATGTGTTTTTCGAAGGGAAAATAGACCCTCGGCATTGCATCAATTCTACATCTCCGACTTTCAAATGGGATGAATGGGTGAAAGCAGATCTGATCGTGTATGGCGATTCATTGGTCATCCATATGGTGAATGGAGACACAGTTTTGCAATACAGCAAACCTCAGGTCGGAGGTGGAGTAGCTGCTAATTTTGACCCTAAATACAAAGTGGATGGCACGCCGCTTACACAGGGATATATAGGCTTGCAGAGTGAAGGGCAGGGAGTGGTTTTTAAGGATTTGAAGATTAAGGAATTGTAG
- a CDS encoding DUF433 domain-containing protein encodes MEFIKYIEINPSKRFGQPSIIGTRISVADVLNWLASGMSKEEIISDFPELSLESINACLFFAATREKQLGIAS; translated from the coding sequence ATGGAATTCATCAAGTACATCGAAATCAATCCATCCAAAAGATTTGGTCAACCATCAATCATCGGCACTAGAATTTCGGTAGCAGATGTTTTAAATTGGTTGGCAAGTGGGATGTCTAAAGAAGAAATTATTTCCGATTTCCCTGAATTATCCTTGGAAAGCATTAATGCGTGTCTGTTTTTTGCGGCAACTAGAGAAAAGCAACTCGGAATTGCCTCATGA
- a CDS encoding glycosyl hydrolase, with translation MKLDITSSINSLQQPLKKFWELSGEKINLIESSFDTAKGAPVFTEKGKYVTRGWTEWTQGFQYGSAILQFDATGEEEFLKIGRDNTLNKMAPHLTHVGVHDHGFNNVSTYGNLLRLIEEGKIEGAAWERNFYQLALKVSGAVQAMRWTSIPSGGFIYSFNGPHSLFVDTIRSCRALVVSHALGHVLQGENDRRTSLIQRAIQHILSTVRYSIFYGNGRDSYDLSGRTAHEIIFNTNDGNYRCPNSQQGYTGFSTWTRGLAWAICGLGETLEILDQIDESDYTEIISKVDLIKELSEAATATADFYLANTPTDGIPYWDTGAPNFHKMGDYLNAKSDPFNAYEPIDSSAACIAAQGFIRIGHWMEKVNHELSEKYIHAGIQIAGNLFSEPYLSTASSHQGLILHSIYHQPNGWDYRPAPDKAPYGESCMWGDYHARELALLLQRMAKGETYYSYLNCVGS, from the coding sequence ATGAAGCTTGATATAACTAGTTCGATAAACAGCTTACAACAACCTCTGAAAAAATTCTGGGAACTTTCCGGAGAAAAAATCAACCTGATCGAATCCTCCTTTGACACAGCGAAGGGAGCTCCAGTTTTCACCGAAAAAGGCAAATACGTAACCCGAGGCTGGACAGAATGGACTCAGGGGTTTCAGTATGGATCCGCTATCCTTCAGTTTGATGCCACGGGAGAAGAAGAGTTTTTGAAAATAGGACGTGATAACACCTTGAACAAAATGGCTCCTCACCTCACACACGTAGGTGTCCATGACCATGGATTTAACAATGTCAGCACTTATGGGAACCTCCTTAGATTGATAGAAGAGGGTAAAATAGAAGGTGCGGCATGGGAGAGAAACTTCTACCAGCTTGCCTTGAAAGTAAGTGGTGCAGTGCAAGCCATGCGATGGACATCAATTCCCAGCGGCGGTTTTATTTATTCTTTTAATGGGCCGCATTCCCTGTTTGTGGACACGATCCGCTCCTGCCGGGCATTGGTAGTTTCCCATGCTCTGGGACATGTGCTCCAAGGAGAAAATGACCGTAGAACTTCCCTGATCCAGCGGGCAATACAGCATATCCTGAGCACAGTTCGCTATTCAATATTTTACGGAAACGGAAGGGATTCTTACGACTTGTCTGGCAGAACTGCCCATGAGATCATCTTCAACACCAATGATGGGAATTATCGCTGCCCGAATTCACAGCAAGGTTATACCGGTTTCAGCACCTGGACAAGGGGGTTGGCATGGGCGATTTGCGGCCTTGGGGAAACACTCGAGATTTTAGATCAAATCGATGAAAGCGATTACACTGAAATCATTTCGAAAGTAGACTTGATCAAAGAGCTCTCAGAAGCGGCCACTGCTACTGCGGATTTCTATCTGGCAAACACCCCTACCGATGGCATTCCCTATTGGGATACCGGAGCACCAAATTTTCATAAAATGGGAGACTATCTCAATGCGAAATCAGATCCATTCAATGCTTATGAGCCAATAGATTCTTCCGCTGCCTGCATCGCTGCGCAGGGTTTTATCAGAATTGGCCATTGGATGGAAAAAGTAAACCATGAGCTTTCAGAAAAGTATATCCACGCAGGGATTCAGATAGCGGGCAACCTATTTTCCGAACCCTATTTATCCACTGCCTCTTCGCATCAAGGATTAATTTTGCACTCAATCTACCACCAGCCAAATGGTTGGGATTACCGCCCAGCTCCAGATAAAGCTCCCTATGGAGAATCATGCATGTGGGGGGACTATCATGCGAGAGAACTGGCCTTGCTACTTCAGCGGATGGCAAAAGGTGAAACTTATTATAGTTATCTTAATTGTGTAGGCTCATGA